Proteins encoded together in one Telopea speciosissima isolate NSW1024214 ecotype Mountain lineage chromosome 4, Tspe_v1, whole genome shotgun sequence window:
- the LOC122657941 gene encoding uncharacterized protein LOC122657941, with translation MSEFKAVPPPPFKALAPLYKQRSWSPDTYRDEAWLKRKGNYRKSRRSRSVTDEDLDELKACIELGFGFDSPDLDRKLSDTLPALGFYYAVNKQYSDSISKSSSSATPSECDPSSPPGSPHTIFNPGDDPRTVKARLKQWAQVVACSVRQSSH, from the exons ATGTCGGAATTCAAGGcggtgccaccaccaccattcaAGGCATTAGCACCGCTCTACAAGCAGCGATCGTGGTCTCCTGACACTTATCGTGATGAAGCTTGGTTAAAGCGGAAAGGAAACTACAGGAAGAGTCGACGAAGTCGGAGTGTCACCGACGAAGACCTCGACGAGCTTAAGGCATGTATCGAATTGGGTTTCGGATTCGATTCTCCAGATCTAGATCGCAAGCTATCCGATACTTTGCCCGCTCTAGGTTTCTACTATGCCGTCAACAAGCAATATAGTGATAGCATCTCTAAGTCATCATCCTCAGCTACACCTTCAGAATGCGATCCGTCATCTCCTCCTGGAAGTCCTCACACCATCTTCAACCCTG GAGACGATCCTCGGACGGTGAAGGCGAGATTGAAGCAGTGGGCACAGGTGGTTGCTTGTTCGGTGCGACAATCTTCTCACTGA